A genomic region of Photobacterium swingsii contains the following coding sequences:
- the guaA gene encoding glutamine-hydrolyzing GMP synthase, translating to MTTSTNIHDQRILILDFGSQYTQLIARRIREIGVYCELWSWDVDEADIRDFNPNGIILSGGPESVTEAGSPRAPQYVFEAGVPVFGVCYGMQTMSEQLGGKVAGSDEREFGYAQVKVVEPTGLFKNIEDAIAEDGTPLLDVWMSHGDKVVEIPSDFVKVAETETCPFAAMANEEKRFYGVQFHPEVTHTRQGMRMIENFVLEVCGCEKLWTSANIIEDAVANIKAQVGDDEVILGLSGGVDSSVVAMLIHRAIGDKLTCVFVDNGLLRLNEGEQVMEMFGDHFGLNIVHVKAEDRFLAALAGENDPEAKRKIIGHVFIDVFDEESKKLKNAKWLAQGTIYPDVIESAASKNGKAHVIKSHHNVGGLPDDMEMGLVEPLRELFKDEVRKIGLELGLPYNMLYRHPFPGPGLGVRVLGEIKKEYCDLLRRADAIFIEELHKADLYNKVSQAFTVFLPVRSVGVMGDGRKYDWVVSLRAVETIDFMTAHWAHLPYDFLGKVSNRIINEVDGISRVVYDISGKPPATIEWE from the coding sequence ATGACTACATCTACAAATATTCATGACCAGCGCATCCTTATTTTGGATTTTGGTTCTCAATATACTCAGCTAATTGCTCGTCGTATTCGTGAAATCGGTGTTTACTGTGAGCTATGGAGCTGGGATGTCGATGAAGCCGACATTCGTGACTTCAATCCGAACGGCATTATTCTTTCTGGTGGTCCAGAAAGCGTAACGGAAGCGGGTTCTCCACGCGCACCTCAATATGTGTTTGAAGCTGGCGTACCTGTATTTGGTGTGTGTTACGGCATGCAAACTATGTCTGAGCAACTTGGCGGTAAAGTTGCTGGTTCAGATGAGCGTGAATTTGGCTACGCACAAGTTAAAGTTGTAGAGCCAACAGGCCTATTCAAAAATATTGAAGATGCTATCGCAGAAGACGGCACACCACTGCTTGACGTATGGATGAGCCACGGCGATAAAGTTGTTGAAATTCCATCTGATTTCGTAAAAGTTGCCGAGACAGAAACTTGTCCGTTTGCTGCAATGGCGAATGAAGAAAAACGTTTTTACGGTGTACAGTTCCACCCAGAAGTAACGCACACGCGTCAAGGTATGCGTATGATCGAGAACTTTGTTCTTGAAGTGTGTGGCTGTGAGAAACTGTGGACCTCTGCCAACATCATTGAAGATGCAGTCGCAAACATTAAGGCGCAAGTGGGTGACGATGAAGTTATCCTTGGCCTATCTGGCGGTGTAGATTCTTCGGTTGTTGCTATGCTGATCCACCGCGCGATCGGTGACAAGCTAACATGTGTATTTGTTGATAACGGCCTACTTCGTTTAAATGAAGGCGAGCAGGTGATGGAAATGTTCGGTGACCACTTCGGTCTGAACATTGTACACGTTAAAGCGGAAGACCGTTTCTTAGCAGCCCTTGCTGGTGAGAACGATCCAGAAGCTAAGCGTAAGATCATCGGTCACGTATTTATCGATGTATTCGATGAAGAATCGAAAAAGCTGAAGAATGCAAAATGGCTAGCACAAGGTACGATTTATCCTGATGTTATCGAATCAGCAGCATCGAAGAACGGTAAAGCACACGTAATCAAATCTCACCACAATGTTGGCGGCCTTCCTGATGACATGGAGATGGGCTTAGTTGAGCCACTACGTGAACTATTTAAAGATGAAGTGCGTAAGATTGGTCTAGAGCTAGGCTTACCTTACAACATGCTTTACCGTCATCCATTCCCTGGACCGGGTCTTGGTGTACGTGTTCTTGGTGAAATCAAGAAAGAGTACTGTGACTTGCTACGTCGTGCCGATGCAATCTTTATTGAAGAGCTGCACAAAGCTGATTTGTACAATAAAGTGTCACAAGCATTTACTGTTTTCCTACCTGTACGTTCTGTTGGCGTAATGGGCGATGGTCGTAAATACGATTGGGTTGTATCGCTGCGTGCGGTAGAAACTATCGACTTTATGACAGCGCATTGGGCACACCTGCCGTACGACTTCCTTGGTAAGGTTTCTAACCGAATCATCAATGAAGTGGATGGTATTTCCCGTGTTGTTTATGATATTTCAGGTAAACCACCAGCAACTATCGAGTGGGAATAA
- the guaB gene encoding IMP dehydrogenase produces the protein MLRIKQEALTFDDVLLVPAHSTVLPNTADLRTQLTKKISLNIPMVSAAMDTVTEGRFAIALAQEGGIGFIHKNMSIEQQANQVRMVKKFEAGVVSEPVTVKPSATIADVKALTIENGFAGYPVVSENNELVGIITGRDVRFVTDLSMKVEDVMTPKTKLAAAKEGASREEVEAIMQEHRVEKVLLVNDDFQLKGMITAKDFQKAERKPNACKDERGRLRVGAAVGAGAGNEERVKALVEAGVDVLLIDSSHGHSEGVLQRIRETREAFPELQIIGGNVATAEGARALIDAGVDAVKVGIGPGSICTTRIVTGVGVPQLTAISNAADAAAEFGVPVIADGGIRFSGDMCKAIVAGASCVMVGSMFAGTEEAPGEVELYQGRAYKSYRGMGSLGAMSQGSSDRYFQTDNAADKLVPEGIEGRVAYKGHIKEIVHQQMGGLRSSMGLTGSATIEDLRTKAEFVRISGAGIKESHVHDVTITKEAPNYRLG, from the coding sequence ATGTTACGTATCAAACAAGAAGCTTTAACTTTTGATGATGTTCTGCTGGTTCCAGCACACTCTACGGTTCTCCCTAACACTGCCGATCTGCGCACCCAACTAACGAAAAAGATTTCGCTAAACATTCCAATGGTTTCTGCTGCTATGGACACAGTAACTGAAGGTCGTTTCGCGATCGCGTTAGCTCAAGAAGGTGGCATTGGTTTCATTCACAAAAACATGTCTATCGAACAACAAGCTAACCAAGTACGCATGGTTAAGAAGTTCGAAGCGGGCGTTGTGTCTGAACCTGTAACGGTAAAACCATCAGCAACGATTGCTGATGTAAAAGCACTAACAATTGAAAACGGTTTTGCTGGTTACCCAGTAGTAAGCGAAAACAACGAGCTTGTGGGTATTATCACTGGTCGTGACGTTCGTTTTGTTACTGACCTTTCAATGAAGGTTGAAGATGTGATGACGCCAAAAACTAAATTGGCGGCAGCGAAAGAAGGTGCTTCTCGTGAAGAAGTTGAAGCTATCATGCAAGAACACCGTGTAGAGAAAGTGCTACTGGTAAATGATGACTTCCAACTGAAAGGCATGATCACCGCAAAAGATTTCCAAAAAGCAGAACGCAAACCTAATGCATGTAAAGATGAGCGTGGTCGTCTACGTGTAGGTGCGGCTGTTGGCGCAGGTGCTGGTAACGAAGAACGTGTTAAAGCGTTAGTTGAAGCTGGTGTTGATGTGCTACTTATCGATTCTTCTCACGGTCACTCTGAAGGCGTGCTACAACGTATTCGTGAAACCCGTGAAGCATTCCCTGAACTACAAATTATTGGCGGCAACGTCGCAACAGCAGAAGGTGCGCGTGCACTTATCGATGCTGGTGTAGATGCGGTTAAAGTGGGTATCGGCCCTGGTTCAATTTGTACAACACGTATCGTTACAGGTGTTGGCGTACCTCAGCTTACTGCGATTTCTAATGCGGCAGATGCTGCGGCAGAGTTTGGCGTTCCTGTTATTGCCGATGGTGGTATCCGCTTCTCTGGTGATATGTGTAAAGCGATTGTGGCTGGTGCATCATGCGTGATGGTGGGTTCTATGTTCGCGGGTACTGAAGAAGCACCGGGCGAAGTTGAACTTTACCAAGGCCGTGCCTACAAGTCTTACCGTGGCATGGGTTCACTAGGCGCGATGTCTCAAGGTTCTTCTGACCGTTACTTCCAAACAGATAACGCAGCAGACAAGCTAGTACCTGAAGGTATTGAAGGCCGCGTTGCTTATAAAGGTCACATCAAAGAAATCGTTCACCAACAAATGGGTGGCTTGCGTTCAAGCATGGGCCTAACAGGTTCTGCAACGATTGAAGACTTACGCACAAAAGCAGAGTTTGTTCGTATCTCTGGTGCCGGCATTAAAGAGTCACACGTTCATGATGTGACCATTACAAAAGAAGCGCCAAACTACCGTCTAGGTTAA
- the xseA gene encoding exodeoxyribonuclease VII large subunit, which produces MTLFAQTQSNDRIFTVSSLNAEVRLLLENEMGIVWLVGELSNLSMPVSGHWYFTLKDSRAQVKCAMFRGNNRRVTFKPANGTQVLVKARLSLYEPRGDYQLIIESMQPEGDGRLQQQFEQLKMNLAAEGLFAQSLKKPLPEQPKRVGIITSKTGAALHDILNVLQRRDPSLPVVIYPTMVQGEGSAISIAQAIGRANARQECDVLIVGRGGGSLEDLWAFNEEIVARTIAASQIPIISAVGHEVDVTIADFVADMRAPTPSAAAELVSRDNSHQTQKINQKTQQLTHSVRQYLSDRRRHLTQLQHRLERQHPQLRLNQQSQRLDDASSRLERAMKNYIVHHRQHLNRNEHKLALHSPVQTLKQQANRLERVESRLHDAMDRRLLTARHQLAMAAEKLETVSPLATLGRGYSITRDSKGKVIRDTNQVSHGDTITTKVANGEIQSVVSKDHQ; this is translated from the coding sequence GTGACTCTATTCGCTCAAACTCAATCCAACGATCGTATCTTTACTGTTTCAAGCCTCAACGCAGAAGTTCGCTTATTGCTCGAAAATGAAATGGGCATTGTCTGGCTTGTGGGCGAACTGTCGAACTTATCCATGCCCGTCTCTGGTCATTGGTACTTCACGCTGAAAGACTCACGTGCCCAAGTAAAGTGTGCCATGTTCCGTGGTAATAATCGCCGTGTGACCTTTAAGCCAGCTAATGGCACGCAAGTCTTGGTCAAGGCTCGCTTATCTCTGTACGAACCTCGCGGTGATTACCAACTGATCATCGAGAGCATGCAGCCTGAAGGTGATGGTCGCTTACAGCAGCAATTTGAACAACTTAAAATGAATTTGGCGGCTGAAGGCTTGTTTGCTCAGTCACTGAAAAAACCGCTGCCAGAGCAACCTAAACGTGTGGGTATCATTACCTCAAAAACAGGGGCAGCGCTGCACGATATTTTGAACGTTTTACAGCGTCGTGATCCTAGCCTGCCAGTAGTGATTTACCCAACCATGGTACAGGGCGAAGGTTCTGCTATTTCAATTGCACAAGCCATTGGCCGCGCGAATGCACGCCAAGAATGTGATGTATTGATTGTCGGTCGTGGCGGTGGTTCGCTTGAAGATCTGTGGGCATTTAACGAAGAAATCGTCGCCCGAACCATTGCCGCAAGTCAGATCCCTATTATCAGTGCGGTTGGCCACGAAGTGGATGTCACGATTGCTGATTTTGTCGCTGATATGCGCGCGCCAACGCCTTCTGCCGCAGCAGAATTAGTGAGCCGAGATAACAGCCACCAAACCCAAAAAATTAACCAAAAAACACAACAACTGACTCACAGTGTTCGTCAATATCTGTCTGATCGTCGCCGTCACTTAACCCAGCTCCAACATCGATTAGAGCGCCAACATCCACAGCTAAGGCTCAATCAGCAAAGCCAGCGACTTGATGATGCAAGCAGCCGTTTAGAACGCGCGATGAAAAACTATATTGTTCATCATCGCCAGCATCTTAACCGTAATGAACACAAACTAGCCCTGCACTCACCAGTGCAAACACTAAAACAACAAGCGAACCGTTTAGAACGTGTTGAGAGCCGCTTACATGATGCCATGGATCGCCGCTTACTCACCGCACGCCACCAGCTTGCAATGGCAGCGGAAAAGCTAGAAACTGTCAGTCCACTCGCGACGCTTGGCCGTGGTTATTCGATTACTCGCGACAGTAAAGGCAAGGTGATCCGTGATACTAACCAGGTGAGCCATGGTGATACCATCACGACCAAAGTGGCTAACGGTGAAATCCAATCGGTCGTTTCAAAAGACCATCAATAA
- the ltaE gene encoding low-specificity L-threonine aldolase yields MIDFRSDTVTQPSPYMREAMAKAPVGDDVYGDDPTVNELEAWTAQRHGFEAALFTSSGTQANLLGILAHCQRGDEYLCGQQAHNYKYEAGGAAILGSVQPQPIENNPDGTLCFEKLAAAIKPDDIHFAQTKLLSLENTIGGKVLPLEYLAKARKFVDQHDLLLHLDGARVYNAAVALNVDITEISQHFDSMTICLSKGLGAPIGSLLLGSKAYIERARRLRKMVGGGMRQAGILAAAGKIALTENIERLADDHANAHYLAQQLGQLDGFNTADFPTQTNIVYANVDRKIDLTAIATHLKSQGILFSPSYHPMRLVTHLNVTREDIDTFIKALKQQL; encoded by the coding sequence ATGATAGATTTTCGATCTGACACAGTCACACAGCCTAGCCCCTACATGCGTGAAGCCATGGCAAAGGCACCTGTTGGGGATGATGTTTATGGTGACGATCCTACCGTGAATGAGCTTGAAGCATGGACCGCCCAGCGTCATGGTTTTGAAGCCGCCCTATTCACCTCTTCTGGTACCCAAGCTAACTTATTGGGTATTCTTGCCCACTGCCAACGTGGCGATGAATATCTATGTGGCCAGCAAGCACATAATTATAAATACGAAGCCGGCGGTGCCGCGATTTTAGGGTCGGTACAACCGCAACCTATCGAAAATAATCCTGATGGCACTTTGTGTTTTGAAAAGTTAGCTGCAGCCATCAAGCCTGATGACATTCATTTTGCCCAAACTAAATTACTGAGTTTAGAGAACACCATAGGCGGTAAAGTCCTCCCTTTGGAATACCTAGCTAAAGCCCGTAAGTTTGTCGACCAACATGACCTATTACTTCACCTTGATGGTGCACGTGTTTATAACGCAGCCGTTGCGCTAAATGTTGATATCACTGAAATAAGCCAGCACTTTGATTCAATGACCATTTGCTTATCCAAAGGGCTAGGCGCACCAATTGGTTCGCTATTATTAGGCTCAAAAGCGTATATTGAACGAGCAAGAAGGCTCAGAAAGATGGTCGGTGGTGGCATGCGCCAAGCGGGTATTTTGGCGGCAGCGGGTAAAATTGCCCTCACAGAGAATATTGAACGACTGGCTGATGATCATGCTAATGCTCATTATTTAGCACAGCAGTTAGGCCAACTCGACGGCTTTAATACCGCAGACTTCCCTACCCAAACCAATATTGTCTATGCCAATGTTGATAGAAAAATCGACCTTACAGCCATTGCAACACATTTGAAATCACAAGGAATACTATTCTCACCTAGTTATCATCCGATGCGTTTAGTGACCCACCTGAACGTTACGCGTGAAGATATCGATACCTTTATCAAGGCACTAAAACAGCAGCTCTAG
- a CDS encoding ABC transporter ATP-binding protein, translating to MAVQHPLLEVNDLSVSFKMEDECFDAVKNISFTLEKGQTLALVGESGSGKSVSSSSIMGLLPNNARIGEQSAIRFQGQDLLGMDEKAFRNIRGDRIAMIFQEPMTSLNPYMPVGEQVAEAIIHHRGVSKREAMEQTLALFEKVHLPEPGKRLNHYPHEFSGGQLQRIMIAMALANTPDILVADEPTTALDVTVQAEVLNLLKEIQAEMGMAILFITHDLGVVRHFADDVVVMCKGEVVETGTVEGVFTAPKHDYTKMLLDAEPKPGMHETDLSSPNILEVRDLRVNYVLKNNWLGQPTELLQAVKGIDLTLKQGQTVGIVGESGSGKSTMGRAIMQLLDSQGDITFQGKRFSDMTNQQRFELKRNMQMVFQDPFGSLSPRMTVGEIVTEPLTVFTDLSHQERLAKAKKALEEVRLDPASINRYPHEFSGGQRQRIAIARALILEPQFILLDEPTSALDRSVQLTVLELLKDIQQRRNIAYLFISHDLSVVRAISDEVIVMQKGAVVERGTPEQIFDNPQEAYTQRLISACMLIDEGAAA from the coding sequence ATGGCTGTGCAGCATCCATTGTTAGAAGTAAATGATCTTTCTGTCTCCTTTAAGATGGAAGATGAATGTTTTGATGCCGTTAAGAATATTTCATTCACGCTAGAAAAAGGTCAAACATTGGCACTGGTGGGCGAATCGGGATCTGGCAAGTCGGTATCATCGAGTAGCATCATGGGCCTATTACCTAACAATGCACGCATTGGCGAGCAAAGTGCTATTCGTTTTCAAGGACAGGATTTGCTCGGCATGGATGAAAAGGCATTCCGCAATATTCGGGGTGACCGTATTGCAATGATCTTCCAAGAGCCGATGACCTCTCTGAATCCGTATATGCCTGTGGGTGAGCAAGTCGCCGAAGCTATTATTCATCATCGTGGTGTCTCAAAACGCGAAGCGATGGAACAAACGCTGGCTTTATTTGAAAAAGTACACCTCCCAGAGCCGGGTAAAAGGCTTAACCATTATCCTCATGAATTTTCTGGCGGTCAGCTGCAACGCATTATGATTGCGATGGCGCTCGCTAATACCCCTGATATTTTGGTTGCTGATGAACCAACCACAGCATTGGATGTGACCGTACAGGCTGAAGTACTGAACCTACTAAAAGAAATCCAAGCTGAAATGGGCATGGCAATTTTGTTTATTACCCATGATCTGGGTGTGGTTCGCCATTTTGCTGATGATGTGGTGGTGATGTGTAAAGGTGAAGTGGTAGAAACAGGAACAGTCGAAGGGGTATTTACAGCACCAAAGCACGACTATACCAAAATGCTGTTAGATGCAGAGCCTAAGCCTGGCATGCATGAGACGGATCTTTCTTCGCCTAATATTCTCGAAGTACGGGATTTAAGAGTGAATTATGTGCTTAAAAATAATTGGCTGGGTCAACCTACCGAACTGCTCCAAGCGGTCAAAGGTATCGACTTAACATTAAAACAGGGTCAAACCGTTGGGATTGTTGGGGAGTCGGGTTCAGGTAAGTCCACGATGGGCCGTGCTATTATGCAGTTGCTTGATTCACAAGGTGATATCACTTTTCAAGGAAAGCGCTTTAGTGACATGACCAATCAGCAACGTTTTGAGTTAAAACGCAATATGCAGATGGTATTCCAAGATCCGTTTGGATCTTTATCGCCCCGTATGACTGTAGGGGAGATAGTGACGGAGCCATTGACTGTCTTTACCGATTTAAGCCATCAAGAGCGGTTAGCAAAAGCTAAAAAGGCGTTGGAAGAAGTACGGTTAGATCCTGCGAGTATTAACCGTTACCCGCATGAATTTTCAGGTGGGCAACGCCAACGTATTGCGATTGCACGTGCATTGATTTTAGAGCCGCAGTTCATTTTGTTGGATGAGCCAACGTCAGCACTTGATCGTTCGGTACAACTGACAGTATTAGAATTACTCAAAGATATTCAGCAGCGTCGAAACATTGCTTATTTGTTCATTAGCCATGATTTGTCTGTTGTACGTGCGATTTCTGATGAAGTGATTGTGATGCAAAAAGGTGCAGTGGTAGAGCGAGGTACGCCAGAGCAGATCTTTGATAACCCACAGGAAGCCTATACACAGCGTTTGATCAGTGCGTGTATGTTGATTGATGAAGGTGCTGCCGCATAA
- a CDS encoding zinc ribbon domain-containing protein, which translates to MKTENKCPCCHSELAWQANQYRCETCQTTLIKQAFCPDCDTELEKLQACGSASYFCNSCNELKSKSRVRIAFTTTK; encoded by the coding sequence ATGAAAACTGAAAATAAATGTCCGTGCTGCCACAGCGAACTGGCTTGGCAAGCTAACCAATATCGCTGCGAAACTTGCCAGACAACCCTGATTAAACAGGCGTTTTGTCCCGATTGTGATACAGAACTAGAGAAGTTACAGGCGTGTGGTTCTGCGAGTTATTTTTGCAATAGCTGTAACGAGCTAAAGTCAAAATCTCGAGTACGTATTGCTTTTACCACAACAAAATAA
- a CDS encoding alanyl-tRNA editing protein has product MTSICPTVVVFPQKQVQINTSVQLCVSAVPSGTWLVTEQTPFHPVSHIWPDHPADRGTVTVNGCHYDVITCQVGAVELATNQLFVGQDIPVKRDTEGWAFVVVHCLADVIELEQACVVELTVDTDYQQALSRGHSAGHLSSLAINKVLHHDFWRKEPTRCDELGYFDFHSYAQTKSIVSPDCSTDTYRLGKTLRKRGLNSADFVSQLDEVAEKINQQLELWRVKGADVVMRKEGEALTDSRYWQCDLGEEAGLIEIPCGGTHINSLSEYAQLTVSFELVSDQELVMVTSVVPAK; this is encoded by the coding sequence ATGACTTCGATTTGCCCTACAGTAGTTGTTTTCCCACAAAAACAGGTTCAGATAAATACATCCGTACAACTCTGTGTATCAGCTGTACCTTCGGGTACTTGGTTGGTGACAGAGCAAACGCCTTTTCACCCAGTTAGCCATATTTGGCCTGATCATCCTGCGGATCGTGGCACTGTCACTGTGAATGGTTGCCATTATGACGTAATAACCTGTCAGGTTGGCGCGGTGGAATTAGCCACTAATCAGTTGTTCGTAGGTCAGGATATCCCTGTGAAGCGTGATACTGAAGGGTGGGCGTTTGTTGTGGTCCATTGTCTTGCTGATGTCATCGAGCTAGAGCAAGCTTGTGTGGTTGAGTTAACTGTTGATACCGATTATCAGCAGGCTTTAAGCCGTGGCCATAGTGCGGGCCATCTGTCGTCTTTAGCGATCAATAAAGTGCTACACCATGATTTTTGGCGCAAAGAACCGACACGCTGCGATGAGCTAGGTTATTTTGATTTTCACAGTTATGCACAAACAAAAAGTATAGTGTCACCCGATTGTAGTACTGATACGTACCGCCTTGGTAAAACGCTGCGCAAACGCGGTTTAAACAGTGCTGACTTTGTTAGCCAGCTCGATGAAGTTGCAGAGAAAATTAATCAGCAACTGGAACTATGGCGAGTAAAAGGGGCAGATGTTGTGATGCGTAAAGAAGGCGAAGCGCTGACCGATTCACGTTATTGGCAATGTGATTTAGGTGAGGAGGCTGGGTTAATTGAAATTCCATGTGGTGGTACACATATCAATTCGCTCTCAGAGTATGCCCAGTTAACGGTTAGTTTTGAATTAGTGTCTGACCAAGAGCTGGTAATGGTGACATCTGTTGTCCCAGCGAAATAA
- the der gene encoding ribosome biogenesis GTPase Der → MIPVVALVGRPNVGKSTLFNRLTRTRDALVADFPGLTRDRKYGRAQLEEHEFIVIDTGGIDGTEEGVETKMAEQSLAAIEEADVVLFMVDGRAGLTSSDEAIAAHLRSREKPTFLVVNKIDGIDADSACADFWKLGVDAMYQIAAAQNRGVTALMERALAPFADSLNESEEGEDGELVDLTELNSAEEIEKANLSEEDAEAAYKRLQEQPIKMAIIGRPNVGKSTLTNRILGEERVVVYDMPGTTRDSIYIPMERDGQEYVLIDTAGVRRRKNMSLAVEKFSVIQTLKAIEDANVVLLIIDARENISDQDLSLLGFALNSGRSLVIAVNKWDGLDNDVKDRVKSELDRRLGFVDFARIHFISALHGTGVGHLYESVIEAYQSATKRISTSLLTRIMQMAQDDHQPPMIRGRRVKLKYAHAGGYNPPIVVIHGNQVNELPGSYKRYLMNYYRKSLELMGTPIRILFQSSDNPFEGKTQKLTISQERQRKRLTSALKNRDRD, encoded by the coding sequence ATGATTCCTGTTGTTGCCCTTGTCGGGCGCCCTAACGTGGGTAAATCGACGTTATTCAACCGTCTTACCCGCACAAGGGATGCGCTGGTAGCTGATTTTCCTGGCCTAACAAGGGATCGTAAATACGGTAGAGCTCAGCTAGAAGAGCACGAATTTATTGTTATCGATACCGGTGGTATTGATGGCACAGAAGAAGGCGTAGAAACAAAGATGGCTGAACAATCGCTAGCGGCGATTGAAGAAGCTGATGTTGTTCTATTCATGGTTGATGGACGTGCAGGTCTAACTTCATCTGATGAAGCGATTGCTGCGCACCTACGTAGTCGTGAAAAACCAACCTTCTTGGTCGTAAACAAAATCGATGGTATCGATGCAGATAGCGCATGTGCTGACTTCTGGAAGCTTGGCGTTGATGCGATGTACCAAATCGCAGCGGCACAAAACCGTGGCGTAACAGCATTGATGGAGCGTGCGTTAGCACCGTTTGCTGATTCTTTAAATGAGAGTGAAGAAGGTGAAGACGGCGAGTTAGTCGATTTGACCGAGCTGAACTCTGCAGAAGAAATCGAAAAAGCGAACCTATCTGAAGAAGATGCAGAAGCTGCGTACAAACGCCTTCAAGAGCAACCGATTAAGATGGCGATCATTGGCCGTCCTAACGTAGGTAAATCAACACTGACTAACCGTATTCTTGGTGAAGAACGTGTTGTTGTTTACGATATGCCGGGAACGACACGTGACTCTATCTACATTCCTATGGAACGTGATGGCCAAGAATACGTGTTGATCGATACCGCAGGTGTTCGTCGTCGTAAGAACATGAGCCTGGCAGTCGAGAAGTTCTCTGTTATCCAAACGCTTAAAGCAATTGAAGATGCTAACGTTGTGTTGCTGATTATCGATGCACGTGAAAACATCTCAGATCAAGACTTAAGCCTACTTGGTTTTGCGCTGAACTCTGGTCGTTCGCTAGTGATTGCTGTGAACAAGTGGGATGGTTTGGATAATGACGTGAAAGATCGCGTTAAATCTGAACTAGACCGCCGTTTAGGCTTCGTTGACTTTGCACGTATCCACTTCATCTCTGCATTACACGGTACAGGTGTTGGTCACTTATACGAATCTGTGATTGAAGCTTACCAGTCTGCAACTAAGCGTATTAGCACTTCATTGCTAACACGTATTATGCAAATGGCACAAGATGATCACCAGCCACCAATGATCCGTGGTCGTCGTGTGAAACTGAAATATGCGCACGCAGGTGGTTACAACCCACCAATCGTGGTTATTCATGGTAACCAAGTTAATGAACTACCGGGTTCTTACAAACGTTACCTAATGAACTACTACCGTAAGTCTTTAGAATTGATGGGTACACCGATCCGTATCCTATTCCAAAGCAGTGATAACCCGTTTGAAGGTAAAACGCAGAAGCTGACTATCTCGCAAGAGCGTCAACGTAAGCGTCTAACATCTGCTTTGAAGAACCGTGATCGTGACTAA